From one Streptococcus pneumoniae genomic stretch:
- a CDS encoding helix-turn-helix transcriptional regulator, giving the protein MALDQYVAKRIQTLRKEFNLTQEQLAETAGMDVSSIAKIERGERSNIKVNTLEKIVEAFGLTMSSFFQSNQEHTTISDPLFEKFHNRLQMMPQEKQKQYLRLFEEIVKIEN; this is encoded by the coding sequence ATGGCTCTAGATCAATATGTCGCAAAAAGGATTCAAACTTTACGAAAAGAATTTAATCTTACTCAGGAACAATTAGCGGAAACGGCTGGCATGGATGTCTCATCTATCGCAAAAATTGAGCGAGGGGAGCGGTCAAATATCAAGGTCAACACACTTGAAAAAATTGTAGAGGCCTTTGGACTCACTATGAGTAGCTTTTTTCAAAGTAATCAAGAACATACAACAATTTCAGATCCCTTGTTCGAGAAATTCCATAATCGATTGCAAATGATGCCACAAGAAAAGCAAAAACAATATCTTCGACTGTTTGAAGAAATTGTTAAAATAGAGAACTAA
- a CDS encoding MAG6450 family protein — MGKNLTKVTSVKSQPNRLTDRNSAVSQPNKLTDDKNTNKEFKISICEQLDNGYSFKNLTKESLKNLHTFIDETVGKNLTISKTEKLYLRTKGEVKQTIAGREVIHFGKDMKAFRIFGYYNNDGYFNITRIDFKHNTNKSS; from the coding sequence ATGGGAAAAAATTTAACAAAAGTGACCTCTGTAAAAAGTCAACCTAATAGGTTAACCGATAGAAACTCTGCAGTGAGTCAACCTAACAAATTAACTGATGATAAAAATACTAATAAAGAATTCAAAATTTCTATTTGTGAGCAGTTAGATAATGGATATTCTTTTAAAAATTTGACAAAAGAATCATTAAAAAATTTACACACATTTATTGATGAAACAGTTGGAAAAAATCTGACCATCTCTAAAACTGAAAAGTTATATTTGAGAACAAAAGGAGAAGTAAAACAGACAATAGCAGGGAGAGAAGTCATACATTTTGGGAAAGATATGAAAGCTTTTCGAATCTTCGGCTACTACAATAACGACGGTTATTTTAATATTACACGAATCGATTTTAAACATAACACCAATAAAAGTAGCTAA